From the Telopea speciosissima isolate NSW1024214 ecotype Mountain lineage chromosome 9, Tspe_v1, whole genome shotgun sequence genome, the window TCAACCAAAATCCACCTGAAGCAACTTACAGTAATTCTTCCTTCTAAaacgaaaaagagaaaatagataCATAGAACTAGAAGTTTCAGATATCCCTTACAAAGACGTGCATAACATTTAGTAGAGCTCTTCAAACAAAAGATGACTCATCTTAGGTGGTTTGATCCAAACCGTCTTTGGAATGATTTCTTCATGCCACTCCTGAGCAGGCTGGTGATGCCTACAGTCATCTAGAGAATATAGGTAGCTACACTTTCCATAGCCACGATACTTTGAGAAGTAGACACTGGAAGTAGACACTGTTCCTTGATAATCTTGAGGAATAAGGTTCTGAAGAAGAATAGTGCGAGCTGACAAACACTGTTACACCATTCAAGCTGTCCATTTCAACCCATTTCTTCTCGGACCAGTTCAGTTTGAATATAATGGGTTTATCACGATAAGATGCTCCCCGGAACCCACAGTGGCAGGAGCATTGTGCACTGGGTATTCCAAATATGTTTCTGGACTTACGTGGATAAGATGCGCACACCAATACAATCTCCCCGTTGAATTCGACTATGTGCATAGTTCTCTCTTGATCATAGCTCAAATGAGGAAGATTAATTGAATGCAAAAAATCAACCCTCCAAGTATGTTTCTGTGGATCAAATATCCCTACCATATCACACGATTCATAAAAGCAATAGAATAATCCGTTACAGAAAACTGGATCAtgcccccaaaagaaaaataaaacaaacccatCAACCCTCTCATTATTAAATAAAACATCCATCCCACCATCATTATTTTGGTACTTAACAGTGGTCCACTGTGCATCTCCTGGATGAAATGTGCTAATATCAACACTTCCCACATGACTTTCAATTGAGATAAGTACAGAGTCAGGGGATGTGGGAGCACAAGATAGAGCAAATCTCACGGAATTATATGGAAAAGTTTTGCAAGTGGGAAGATCGATTCTCGACTTGGTGAAgggattgaaaaagaaaatgcgATTAGTTTGAGAAAGCAGAACCCACCCATCCTTGCAGCAATGGATAAATGCATCTTTTAGATCAGGGATCTcatcaaaatagaaattccCCTGTGAAGGATCAAAGAACTTGATTTTGCCATCATTAACTGGGGAGAACAAAAGCCATGGGAATTGGTTTACTGCACTGAGTGAACGGGAAACATTTCGCCATTCCTTACACACACAGGACCAGCGGACATAATCTTCAAGGCACAGACAGGACACAATAAGCTCCTGGAATTCCGTAGGAAGCTCAGACCAAGGCCGTAGCTCATCCACTCTGACCCTATACAGCATTgcatttacaacaaaaaaattgaacttaACTTCACAATATCCTCAACATAAACCCTTAAATACTTCAATCTATAACTAGGCATTGATATATTGAAGTATATTTTGGCATAAAACAGATTCTCCAAACCCTAAATGCTTTGCTTTTGAATCCTTTTACAAAACCAAGAAATTCTACACCATGAAAAGCAAATATAGGAACAACCTAAATCATGACATACAAATAAGAGATTGCATTTTAAAGTCTAAATGGTCTAAGAAGAGACCTGACTAAAAATACCCATTAAGATCTTAAACCCTAAAACGCATTGAGTTAAAAGTAGCAGAAGATTGGAACTAATTTAAAACCCAACAAGcagtcacaaaaaaaaaaaacgaatagCAGCTCAGTAGAAGAACCTACGGTTTCTCTCTCATTCTTGTCCTATTTCTACTCTTTCTTGTCCTATTTTTTCTCGCCACGAATAAAAACCTGATAGTATGCGATTTTGAGACTGGTTTGGAGAAGAAGTGGAGCCTTGCTCTTCGGACTCTGATTTTTAACAGATTTAAcgttttttggattttataattttaagtttttttgttttttacctaccaaaaaaaaaattttaagttttaggGTATCCTCCTCAAAGCGGGCCAGACCACTGGATTGACCCAATCAACCCCTCACCCCGGCCCAAATCAGATTGGTCCCGGTTTTGAACCTAATTGAAAACGAAACTGAAACCGGCCGtttaaaaccaaatcaaatagaATTAAAtcagttcgattttggtttcaaaagcTTGAATCTTTTctcagtttggtttggttttagttttatGCCTAAAATCGTTAAAT encodes:
- the LOC122638998 gene encoding F-box/kelch-repeat protein At1g57790-like, whose amino-acid sequence is MLYRVRVDELRPWSELPTEFQELIVSCLCLEDYVRWSCVCKEWRNVSRSLSAVNQFPWLLFSPVNDGKIKFFDPSQGNFYFDEIPDLKDAFIHCCKDGWVLLSQTNRIFFFNPFTKSRIDLPTCKTFPYNSVRFALSCAPTSPDSVLISIESHVGSVDISTFHPGDAQWTTVKYQNNDGGMDVLFNNERVDGFVLFFFWGHDPVFCNGLFYCFYESCDMVGIFDPQKHTWRVDFLHSINLPHLSYDQERTMHIVEFNGEIVLVCASYPRKSRNIFGIPSAQCSCHCGFRGASYRDKPIIFKLNWSEKKWVEMDSLNGVTVFVSSHYSSSEPYSSRLSRNSVYFQCLLLKVSWLWKV